GGAAGCTGCCAATGGTGTTGTAATGATTACCACAAAGAAAGGTAAAAAAGGATCGGGCACAACTGTTGATTTTAGTGCAAACCTGAGCTTTGACAAGGTGGCTTATATGCCTGAGATTCAAAAAGAGTATGGTCCCGGTTATGATAACTGGGTGCTTGGAAACGATAATGAACAAGCACTTACCGGTTTCCGACAGACTCGTTTTGACCTTAATGGCAACTCTATTATTACTCCAAACCGTGAATCATATTTCTCGTGGGGAGCCAAATATGATCCGAACAAGACTGTCACTTACTTTGACGGTACTCAGCGTGCATTTACTCCTATCGACCACAATCAGTGGGCTGATATTTTCCGTACGGGTGTTAATCAGACTTATAATGTTGCTTTGACCAACAGTACAGAGCGCAACAATGTCCGTTTCTCTTATACTTATAATGATGCGCAAGCCATGCAGTACAATTCAAATAATCATAAACATAATTTTAATTTGAATGGTACATTTGATGTAGCTAAAGATATCAAGCTGAATTATACAGCTACTTATACTACCCAATATATCAAGAACCGTGCTTATCGTATCAGCCGTCTGACAAACAATTACAGCGGTATGTTCGGTGGATTCACCGATGTGGCATATATCCGCGATCACACTGTTACAAGCTTGGGCTACATGAACAGCATTGCGGCTGTCAACGGTGGTACAAGCAATACTTTGACGCCGAGCGAGCAATTCCTTTACAGCCCGATGGGCTCTACCTCACTGATGAGTGAGTATTTCTGGAATATCTTTGGAAAGACACAAGAGGAAGAACATAACCGCTTTATCGGTTCTGTTAATCCTACTTGGGAAATCATTCCTGGCTTGACTTTGAGTGGACGTATTGCTACTGACCTTACAACGGATAAGATTGAGAACAAGAACAGTGCGGAAAATGCGCATATCTTTTCTACCAACGGTCAGTACAGTGATTCTTACGGGCTCATCAACAACCGCTATCAGATTGTGTATGGCGACATCATGTTGATGTTTGACAAGACTTTCTACGAAAAGCATAATATTACTGCCAATCTGGGCTGGAATGTCCGTCAGGAAACTTTCTATGAATCAAGCGTGAGCACAAGCAATGGTCTGACTCAAGAGAATTGGTTCAACCTTGCCGCATCTGTAGGCAACAAGAATGCAAATATGTCAAAATCGGATTTGCTTCGTACGGGTATGTTCCTGACTGCAAGCTACGGATATAACAGTTGGGGATTCCTTGAAGGCTCAATCCGTCAGGAAAAGACTTCTACATTGAAGAATGGAAACAACTCTTTCTGGTATCCGTCGGTAAGTGCCAGTGTGGTTTATACGGAATTATTCAAGGATGCGCTTCCTCAATGGTGGAATTATGGTAAACTGCGTGCCTCTTATGGTGTCGTAGGTAACGCGCCCGAAATCTATCGTGCTAACAGAGCGTATAAACAAGGCTCTCTGACGAGGACATCCACTTACACTTATAATTATGTTGATGTGGAAGTCGGTAATGATGGCATCAAGCCGGAAACCAAATATGAGTTTGAAATAGGTATTGAGAACAAGTTCTTCAACAACCGTTTGGGAATGGAATTCAGCTATTACTATAACGACATTAAAGACCAGATTCTTACTACCACGGCAGCTGCTTCTATGGGAGGCCGCAGTATGTTGATGAATGTGGGTGAACTTACAAACACAGGTATTGAATTGAGTCTTTATGGAACTCCCTATCAGAATAAAGACTGGCGCTGGGATGTTCGCGGTAATCTCGCATGGAACCAGAACAAGGTGAAGAAACTTGCCGATGGCCTTGATGTGCTTTCACACTTAACCATAGACGGTGGAGCAGCAAGCCTTGAATCTCACGTGGGTGAAGCTATGGGTGACTGGTACACCTATACTTATAAGACAGATGATAACGGGAATTACATTGTAGGCAGTGATGGACTTTACATTGCCGACAAATCGGAACGTCATAAGGTAGGAAATGCCATGCCCAAGTTCACGGGTGGTTTCGGCACAAGCTTGAGTTGGAAGAACCTTACTTTGGATGTTACATTTGACTTCCGCATTGGTGGCAGTGTACTTAATCAGCCGTGGCAGTACATGATGGATGCCGGTACTATTACTGATGCCGTTGGTGTCCGTGACCATTCAACAGGTGGTGTGTTCTATTATAGTGATAAGGAAGATGTTTCTGATAAATCTTCTATCCACGTACTCACGGAGAGTGAGGTTGCGGGTATCAGAGATTCTTATAAGCGTGGTGATAAGTTCAACGGACACTATCTTTGGGATAACGGTGTTATCCAGAAGGGTGTAAAGGAAGATGGTACTCCGAACGACATAATTGTAACTCAGTTCGAAATCAATGACAGCCAGTATGGTTGGGGTACGGGAGCAACTCAGAGCTATCAGGAGGCTATCCAGAAAAACAGCTATGTGAAGTGTCGTGAAATCAGTTTGGCTTATACATTGCCCACAAGCTGGACCAAGAAGTTCGCTTGCAACAATCTGACCGTTTCTGCTTTTGCACGCAATCCGTTCTATATTTATCGCAGCCTGAAGTTGTTCGACTCTGAAACGTCTGATGCCACAAACTGGATTTATCAGGCACAAGTTGGTGGCTCTACCGCCAGTGCCCGTACATTCGGTGTGTCTCTTCGTGCCAGCTTCTAACTCAAACTTTATTGAAATTACATTAAATAAGATATATATGAAAAAGATATTTTCTACGTTATTTGTTGGAATGGCCCTCACATCACTCGTTGCATGCTCTGATTTAGACTACGATGAGAAATATGTGGACTCTTCCACAACATCAACGGTAGGTGTGCCACAAGTTTTCACTGCCGTGATGTACAAGGGTAATACATGGATGAATCCTGTTTACTATCGTTATTATACACAGTCAGCTACTTCCGGTATTTTTTCCGGTATAATAGGCAACAGCAATGGTAAAGGCCGTTTTATGGGAGCCGGTGAAGGTTACTTCAATACCCGTTGGAAGGACTTCTATGATATGCTGACTCAGTTCCGTTTGTTGGAGAATACCTATAACAATCTTTCTGGAGAAGAAAAGCCGGTCAATGAGATTTTCTATTACCTCGGCCGTACTCTCGTTGAAGGACAACTTCACGAAATGCTTTCTCTTTTTGGAGACGTTCCATTCACAGGGGCTGGCACTCTTTGGAATTCGGATTATAATACAGCCAAAGAACAGTGTGTGTATGATGATGACGTAGCTCTCTATAAGCAAATTCTTGCAGACCTCAAGGAAGTAGGCGACTACTTTGCGGCAGGTAATCTGAATACTGCGGGGCTTGCTTCTCTTGCTCGTCAGGATTATTCTATTGCTGCCGGCAGTAGTACTATTTGGCAGAAGTATGTCAATTCGCTTCGCCTTCGTATTGCTCTCCATCTTGCCACTAATGGTGATTGTACCACGGAGGCTAAAGCAGCTATTGCTGAGATTCTGAATAATCCAACCAAATATCCGCTTATAGATGACAATTCAGAAAATCAGGGTGTTGCCGGCGATACTCAAACTGATACTTTTAACTTTGGAAAGAGCATGTCACAAGCACTCAGAACTGGAGGTATGGCCGCAGGTTCGCAGACTGTGCTCAATGCCATGAATCTTCCTGCAAATGGTGTTCCTGATGCTGGTACTGATCCGCGTATTCAGGTAATTTACGATTGCAATCCTGACGGTGAATATATTGCGTACGATGTAAATCTTACAAGTTCCCAAATCAGCGATATCAGTGATAAAAAGCATGAGGAGTATGTTAAGAGAGGTATGACGTCTGCAAACTATTACTGTGAGGTTGACTCTCAGGCTGTTGCCGGATGGGCTTCTTATCAAGGCAATGCCAATCTGAATGGCCTTTGGATCAGCGCTGCAGAAGTTAGTCTCAGTAAGGCGGAGGCATATTTAATGGGATATGGAGTCTCTCAGAATGAAACTGCCGCAAAGGAGAATTTCATTAAAGGCATTAAGCAGTCCACTGAATATTATTGGAACCTGAAAGAGACGAGCTCTCTTTATAAGAATGGCAACGACAGCTATGCCGGATTCCGTTCATTGGCTAAGCCTACTGACGCTGAAGTTGCAGCTTATGCAGAAAGTGTTTGGAAACCTACACAAGAGGCTGTTTGTACCCAACTATGGCTTAATTTTAGTTTTATGAACGAACTTGAGGCATGGAATGTAGTACGTCGTACAAGTTATCCGGTAGTGACTTTTGCGAAGGACAGCCAAGTAGCCAATTATCCGACTCCTCCGAACCGGTTACCCTATCCGAGTGATGAACTTAGCTACAACAGTGCAAATTGCCAGGCCGCTATTTCAAAGAACTACGAAGAAACAACCGGCTATTATACAAACTTGTTTTGGGCCAATAAGACTTATTACAAGCTTGTAAGTGAATAATTAAGTTTCATCAGCCCGATGGGACTGATGGGTATAATGGCTCCGGCAGTTTTGTTGACTGCCGGAGTTTTTTATTCATTGTGATGAGATTATTTGCAGATTAAGTAGCATTGAATTGTCCATTAGTGTATATAAATTCCTTGATTCTTTTGAGCTTTTTCTGCAAAAACGGTTAACTTTATGCCGATTTAATGAAGACTACTATAATATAAACAATTCAATTTATGAGAAACCTAAAAAACTGGGTAGCCTGTTTGCTTGGAGCTACCTGTACTTTGAACCTGAGCGCCCAGCAAGAGAACAGTTACATTCATGAGCAGTCTGACGGTTACGAATGGCCTACCGACAAGGAAGTGCTTGCCAAGCTGGATAAGTGGCAAGATCAGAAATTCGGTGTTTTGTTTCATTGGGGACTTTATTCACAAGCCGGCAAGGTGGAGTCCTGGTCTATCTGCTCCGAAGACTGGATTACCCGTGACATGGATTCTTACGTGGATTACAAAAAATGGTACTGGGGATTGATGGATTCTTTTAATCCCACCGATTTTAATCCCGAACAATGGGCAGATGTGATGCAGGATGCAGGCATGAAGTATATGTTGTTTACTACGAAGCATCATGACGGTTTTTGTATGTTCGACTCAAAGTATTCGGATTTCTCCATAGCCAAAGGTCCTTTTGCCGCCGACCCTCGTAAGGATGTGGCACGTCACGTGTTTGACGCCTTTCGTAAGAAGGGCTTTATGATGGGATGTTATTTCTCCAAGCCTGACTGGCATTATGAATATTATTGGAGTCCTTACTATGCTACTCCCAATCGAAGTATCAATTATAAGAAGGAGAGGCATCCGGATTGGTGGAAAAATTATCAGCAGTTCACTTATAACCAAATGAATGAGCTGATGACAAACTATGGAAGTTTTGACATTCTGTGGTTGGATGGTGGATGGGAAACCGGTGATGACGTGGGGCTGAATGAACTATTGGCGAAGGTGCGTACTTCTACACAACCCGGATTGATTTCGGTGGACCGGACTATTCGTGGCAAAAATGAAAACTATCAGACGCCCGAACGCAGTATTCCCGCCAAACAGATGAATCATCCATGGGAAAGTTGCATCACACTGAGTGACAATTGGGGATGGGTTCCGGGATCGGTATTTAAGTCGGCAAACAGAGTGGTAAGCATCTTGACGGAAATTACGGCTAAGGGTGGTTGTTTGGTATTAGGCGTAGGTCCCACACCACAGGGTGTTATTGAACCGGAAGTCGCAGAGCGCCTCCACGAAATTGGTGAATGGTTGAGAGGTAACGGGAAAGCCATTTACAATACACGTACTACTCCCGATTATAACGATGGAAATGTATGGTTTACCGCAGACAAGGATGGAGAAACCATCTATGCGGTTTATGTCCTGAATGATGGAGATACTTTGCCTCGTAGCGTTGAATGGAGAGGAAATGTTCCGATCGGCAAAATGACGATGCTCAAAGGGAATAAACGCGTGAAGTATGTCTGCAAAGACGGCAAGGTGACGGTCACTTTACCTGAGGGATTAAAGAATGAGCCGGTGGCATTTTGCTTCAAACTGAGGAAATAGGATATCAAAAGCAAAAATACAATGATGAGAATTCGTCAGATAATGGTATTATGTGCAGTAGGGTTGATGCCATTCTCACTGCCTGCCCAAGAGAAAACCTTGATTCCTTTGGTACAAATCCCTGCCGGAACTTTCTATATGGGCAGTGATGGGCAGGGAGAGGATTATGATGAGGCTCCTATCCATAAAGTGATTATATCCCATTCCTTCCTGATGGGGACGACGGAGGTTACCAATGCACAATATGAACTGTTTAGGCCTGAACATAAAGCTTTGCGGGGCAAAGATAATGTTTCGGTTGAAGACGATGATGCAGTGGTGAATGTGTGCTATCAGGATGCAATAGATTTTTGCCGATGGCTCAGCCAAAGGGAAGGGAAGACTTACCGGTTGCCTACGGAAGCGGAATGGGAATATGCTTGCAGGGCAGGTACATATACACTGTATTACACTGGTGACGGATTGTCTGGGCCGATGTGCCGCAATCAGGTGGTGGCGAGAGATTATAAACCTGTCTCGTTAAAAGTGGGGCAAACTGTACCAAATGCTTTCGGTCTGTATGATATGCATGGAAATGTAGAAGAATGGTGTGCAGACTGGTATGCCCCTTATTCCATGCAGGTGCAGAGTGATCCGGTAGGTCCGGAAACCGGTGAGTACAGGGTCACCCGTGGTGGGAGCCATCATACACCGGTGCAGTATTTGCGCAGCGCCAACCGGATGGCTATGCTTCCCGAAGACAGGCATTCGTTGACAGGATTCAGGGTAGTGCAAAGCGATGAACCTTTGCCTGTAGCCGGAATAGATAAGACGAGTCCTTTCTTTTTGGAACCTATTCCTTTTGTGGTTCCACCGGCTGCCACATCGGGCATTCCTTTTTACAGGCACAATCACCAGCCCTCTGTCACTTGGTGTGACAACGGTGATTTGCTGGCTGCATGGTTTTCGGCAGATGAGGAAAATGGGCGTGGCATGGTGGTGCTTTCTTCACGGCTTCGGTTCGGAAAGACAGAATGGGAAGCTGCTTCACTATTCTTTAAAGTGCCTGACCGGAATATGACCGGAACATCCTTATTTAATAACGGGCGAGGCATACTCTATCACTTCAATGGTGTAGAAGCATCGGGTGACTGGCAGAACTTGATGATGGTAATGCGCACCAGTATGGATAATGGTTTTTCTTGGAGTAAGCCGCAGATCATTGCTCCTGAACATGCCAGGCGTCATCAGGTCATTTCCGGCACGTCGCAGACCCCGGAAGGCTGGATGATTCAGGCTTGTGATGCCGGTCCCGGTGGAAATGACGGAGCTGCCATACATGTTAGCAAGGATGGTGGAAAGACTTGGAATGATCCTTGGGACGGCGGTCTTTTGCCAGACTTTAAAGAGGGTGGCAGGGGAACCACCATCGCTGGAATTCATGCCGGAGTGGTGATGCTGAAAGACAGGCGTTTACTGGCTTTGGGACGTGGCAACAGTATCACTGACAAAGAAGGATGCAAACGTATGCCGATGAGTCTGTCGTCTGACATGGGAAAGACTTGGAATTATCATGCTTCGCCATTTCCACCCATAGATGGCGGGCAACGCCTTGTATTGATGAGGCTTAATGAAGGACCTTTGATGTTAGTGTCTTTTACCGACCATCCGCAGCGTACGCCCGAAGCTGACAGAGGAATGGAATTTAGGGATGGAAAAGGACGGGTTTATAAAGGATATGGTATGTATGCAGCCGTTTCGTATGATGAAGGAAAGACATGGCCTGTAAAGAAATTGCTGACGGATGGGGTGGAACGTCATCTTGATGGCGGTGCTTGGACGGGATTCTTTGAGCAAGATGCCACACATGCCGAACCCAGAGGATATCTGGCCGGTACACAGTCACCGGATAATACCATCCATATTGTAAGCAGCAGGTTGCATTATCGGTTTAATCTGGCGTGGCTGGAAGATTACTAATCATTAAAAGTACGGATTATTAATTAATATACAATGAAGAATTTGAATAGACTATTGGGGTATGCGGCATTGGTCGTACTTCCGATAACGGTAAATGCTCAGCAGGTGCAAGGCTTTGTGCATCAACAGTCAGAGGCTGCGGACTATGTATGGCCTGCAGACAAGCAAGTATTGGATAAACTGGATAAATGGCAAGATCAGAAATTCGGCGTTTTGTTTCATTGGGGGCTTTATTCCGTGCCCGGCATTGTAGAGTCCTGGTCCATTTGTTCGGAAGATGTGGATTGGATTACCCGCAAAGGGAATTTGCCTTATGAGGAATATAAGAAATGGTATTGGGGATTGAAGGATTCTCTGAACCCGGTAAACTTCAATCCCGGACAATGGGCGGACGTGATGCAGGATGCAGGCATGAGGTATATGATTTTCACTACCAAACATCATGATGGATTCTGCATGTTTGATAGTAAATATACTGATTTTTCTATAGCTAACGGCGCTTTTAAAAACAATCCCCGCAAGGATGTGGCACGTCATGTGTTCGATGCTTTCCGTCAGAAGGGATTTATGATGGGGTGTTATTTCTCCAAGCCTGATTGGCATTGTCAATGGTTTTGGAATGATTATTACGCTACTCCGAACCGCCGCATCAACTATAAGAAGGAAATGCATCCTGACTGGTGGAAAAATTATCAGACTTTCACTCAGAATCAACTGGACGAACTGATGAATGGTTATGGCAGTTTTGACATCCTTTGGTTGGATGGTGGCTGGATAACGGGTGATGATATTAATCTGGACGGCATTTTGAAGAAAGCACGTAGCCGGCATCCGGGACTTATTGCTGTGGATCGTAGTATTCGTGGCAAGAATGAGAACTATCAGACTCCCGAACGCGGCATTCCTGAAACGCAGCTTAACTATCCATGGGAAAGCTGTATCACGTTGAGTAATGATTGGGGGTGGGTTCCTAATGCACCGTTCAAGTCTCCACAGAAAGTGATTAATATTTTGGCGGAGATTACTGCCAAAGGTGGTTGTTTGCTGTTGGGGGTAGGTCCTACGCCCGATGGCGTGATTGAAGAAGAAGTTGCCAAACGTTTGCATGTGGTAGGCGAATGGTTGAGAACCAATGGGGAGGCAATCTATAATACTCGTACCACTGCGGTATATCGTGATGGGAATACTTGGTTCACAGCTTCAAAGGACGGAAAGACATTGTATGCTGTTTATGCTTTGCCTGAAGAAGAAAAATTACCTGCAACGATTCATTGGAACGGCAATATTCCTAAGGGAAGCATGAAACTTCTGAAAGGAAACAAGACTGTGAAATATACTTGTCAGGGTGAGGAGGTGATTGTCACTCTGCCGAAGGGCTTGAAGAATGAACCTGTGGCATTGGCTTTTACACTGAGAAAATAAAAGAGATGGAATAATGAATACAAAACTTGTAATTACTGGAGCGTTCTTGATAGCAATGACCGGACAGACTTTTTGTCAGAAGCCTGTGTATAAGCAGGCTGGAGCTCCTATCGAATATCGGGTGAAAGATCTGATAGGCCGTATGACGGTTGAAGAAAAAGTGGCGCAACTCTGTTGTCCGTTGGGCTGGGAGATGTACACTAAAACCGGAAAAAATACGGTGGAAGTGTCTGCTTTGTATAAAGAAAAAATGAAAGATGCTCCTGTCGGCTCTTTCTGGGCAGTGTTGCGTGCTGATCCTTGGACACAGAAAACACTGGAAACCGGACTGAATCCTGAATTGGCGGCCAAGGCACTGAATGCTTTGCAGAAATACGCGGTCGAAGAAACACGTTTGGGCATACCCGTACTCTTTGCGGAAGAATGTCCGCATGGGCATATGGCTATTGGCGCCACAGTTTTTCCTACGGCTCTTTCGGCTGCCAGTACCTGGGATGAAAGTTTGATGCAGCAAATGGGTGAAGCTATTGCTTTAGAGGCTCGTCTGCAAGGAGCTAACATCGGTTATGGTCCTGTGCTGGACGTTGCCCGTGAACCGCGTTGGTCACGTATGGAAGAGACTTTTGGCGAAGATCCTGTATTAACTTCCGTAATGGGAGTGGCTTTGATGAAAGGCATGCAGGGAGATGTACAGAATGATGGAAAGCATCTTTATTCTACTTTAAAGCATTTTGCCGCTTATGGTGTGCCCGAATCCGGGCACAATGGTTCTCGGGCCAATAGTGGTATGCGTCAGTTGTTCTCCGAGTATTTGCCGCCTTTTAAGAAAGCAGTTGAAGCGGGGGCAGGGACTATCATGACTTCGTACAACTCCATTGACGGTGTGCCCTGCACATCCAATAAATTTCTGCTGACCGAAGTACTTCGTAACCAGTGGGGCTTCAAAGGTTTTGTCTATTCTGATCTCATTAGTATTGAGGGAATAGTAGGCATGCGTGCGGCCAAGGATAATAAAGAGGCTGCTGCAAAAGCACTGAGAGCCGGATTGGATATGGATTTGGGGGGGGATGCTTTTGGCAGGAATCTGAAGCAGGCTTATGAAGAAGGACTGATTACAATGGATGATTTGGACAGGGCGGTAAGCAATGTGTTGCGTCTGAAATTTCAAATGGGGCTGTTTGAAAATCCGTATGTCTCTCCGGAACAGGCTGGAAAGCATATTCGCAGCAGGGAGCATAAAGAATTGGCTCGCCGTGTAGCTCGCGAGGGAGTGGTACTGCTGAAAAACGATGGTGTGCTGCCATTGGACAAGCATCTCAAGAGGATAGCAGTTATTGGTCCTAATGCTGATATGATGTACAATCAGTTAGGGGACTACACAGCACCGCAGGATCGTAAGGAAATAGTTACGGTTCTTGATGGTGTCCGTGCAGCAGTTTCCAAGACTACACAGGTAGTGTATGTGAAGGGCTGTGCCGTACGCGATACAACCGAGAGTGATATTCCGGCAGCCGTGGCTGCTGCTCAGAGGGCTGATGCGGTGATATTGGTAGTAGGCGGCTCCAGCGCACGTGACTTCAAGACGAAATACATTAGTACCGGGGCAGCTACTGTATCGGAAGATATAAAGGTGTTGCCTGATATGGATTGTGGCGAAGGTTTTGACCGCAGTTCCTTGCGTTTGTTGGGTGATCAGGAGAAGCTGATAAATGCTGTTGCTGCTACCGGAAAGCCGTTGGTCGTGATTTATATTGCGGGACGGGCCATGAATATGAATTTAGCGGCAGACAAAGCGCGGGCTTTGCTGGCGGCTTGGTATCCCGGAGAGCAGGGAGGTGCGGGAATTGCCGATATCTTGTTCGGTGATTATAATCCGGCAGGACGTTTACCGGTTTCTATACCGCGTAGTGAAGGTCAGTTACCTGTTTTTTATTCACAGGGTACTCAACGCGATTATGTGGAAGAGAAAGGTACTCCACTGTATGCTTTCGGCTATGGATTGAGTTATACGAAGTTTGTTTACAGTGCTTTGGAAATGCGGAAAGGAACGGATGTGGAGACTTTGCAGACCGTTTCGTGTACTGTGACTAACACTGGTGACCGGGATGGTGAAGAAGTGGTACAGCTCTATATCTGTGACGAAGTAGCATCTGTATCACAGCCTCCCATATTACTGAAAGCTTTCCGACGTATTTTTCTGAAGAAGGGAGAGAGCAGGAAAGTGACTTTCTTGTTGAAGAAAGATGATTTGGCTATTTATGATGATGAGATGAATTATGTAGTAGAACCGGGTGATTTTAAAGTAATGGTAGGTGCTGCTTCTGATGACATCAGGCTGAAAGGTAAGTTTAGGTTGTAATAGCCTCTATATTTAAGATAAGTCCCGGAAATGTGATGGATCCGTCACATTTCCGGGACTTAGTCTATTTGAATTGAGCTTTTTCGAGGAGACTTTTGTTTATTTCATTTTATAGACCAAAGTGCCTCCTTTCAGGATGTCTTCGTGGGTAATATGGTTTTTAGTATAAGGTTTACCATTCAAAGTAATGCTATCCACATATTTATGTTCTTTAGAGAGCCCTTCGGAAATCACGGTAAAAGTCTTTCCATCTGCTAAATGAAGTACGAATTTCGGCATTTGAGGTGCTCCGAATACATACTCGCCGCTTACGGGATTCACTGGGTAAAATCCCATGGCAGAGAACATGTACCATGCTGACATCTGTCCGCAATCATCGTTGCC
Above is a window of Bacteroides helcogenes P 36-108 DNA encoding:
- a CDS encoding SusC/RagA family TonB-linked outer membrane protein — protein: MLLLMSSSTGAAYAVANPGVTDVKITQQNGKCTGIVKDTTGETVIGASVVVKGTTNGVITGLDGDFTLTGVKKGDIIQISFVGYVTQEVKWEGQPLNIIMQDDSRQLEEVVVTAMGIKKDAKKLGYAVSSVSAADLTKTGGSNLASGLYGKATGVRIQSAPGGGTSAVSISVRGLSSITGNTQPLLIMDGVPIHNGNTNNNDYWSNQRINSNGLVDINPEDIENISILKGAAASALYGSEAANGVVMITTKKGKKGSGTTVDFSANLSFDKVAYMPEIQKEYGPGYDNWVLGNDNEQALTGFRQTRFDLNGNSIITPNRESYFSWGAKYDPNKTVTYFDGTQRAFTPIDHNQWADIFRTGVNQTYNVALTNSTERNNVRFSYTYNDAQAMQYNSNNHKHNFNLNGTFDVAKDIKLNYTATYTTQYIKNRAYRISRLTNNYSGMFGGFTDVAYIRDHTVTSLGYMNSIAAVNGGTSNTLTPSEQFLYSPMGSTSLMSEYFWNIFGKTQEEEHNRFIGSVNPTWEIIPGLTLSGRIATDLTTDKIENKNSAENAHIFSTNGQYSDSYGLINNRYQIVYGDIMLMFDKTFYEKHNITANLGWNVRQETFYESSVSTSNGLTQENWFNLAASVGNKNANMSKSDLLRTGMFLTASYGYNSWGFLEGSIRQEKTSTLKNGNNSFWYPSVSASVVYTELFKDALPQWWNYGKLRASYGVVGNAPEIYRANRAYKQGSLTRTSTYTYNYVDVEVGNDGIKPETKYEFEIGIENKFFNNRLGMEFSYYYNDIKDQILTTTAAASMGGRSMLMNVGELTNTGIELSLYGTPYQNKDWRWDVRGNLAWNQNKVKKLADGLDVLSHLTIDGGAASLESHVGEAMGDWYTYTYKTDDNGNYIVGSDGLYIADKSERHKVGNAMPKFTGGFGTSLSWKNLTLDVTFDFRIGGSVLNQPWQYMMDAGTITDAVGVRDHSTGGVFYYSDKEDVSDKSSIHVLTESEVAGIRDSYKRGDKFNGHYLWDNGVIQKGVKEDGTPNDIIVTQFEINDSQYGWGTGATQSYQEAIQKNSYVKCREISLAYTLPTSWTKKFACNNLTVSAFARNPFYIYRSLKLFDSETSDATNWIYQAQVGGSTASARTFGVSLRASF
- a CDS encoding SusD/RagB family nutrient-binding outer membrane lipoprotein gives rise to the protein MKKIFSTLFVGMALTSLVACSDLDYDEKYVDSSTTSTVGVPQVFTAVMYKGNTWMNPVYYRYYTQSATSGIFSGIIGNSNGKGRFMGAGEGYFNTRWKDFYDMLTQFRLLENTYNNLSGEEKPVNEIFYYLGRTLVEGQLHEMLSLFGDVPFTGAGTLWNSDYNTAKEQCVYDDDVALYKQILADLKEVGDYFAAGNLNTAGLASLARQDYSIAAGSSTIWQKYVNSLRLRIALHLATNGDCTTEAKAAIAEILNNPTKYPLIDDNSENQGVAGDTQTDTFNFGKSMSQALRTGGMAAGSQTVLNAMNLPANGVPDAGTDPRIQVIYDCNPDGEYIAYDVNLTSSQISDISDKKHEEYVKRGMTSANYYCEVDSQAVAGWASYQGNANLNGLWISAAEVSLSKAEAYLMGYGVSQNETAAKENFIKGIKQSTEYYWNLKETSSLYKNGNDSYAGFRSLAKPTDAEVAAYAESVWKPTQEAVCTQLWLNFSFMNELEAWNVVRRTSYPVVTFAKDSQVANYPTPPNRLPYPSDELSYNSANCQAAISKNYEETTGYYTNLFWANKTYYKLVSE
- a CDS encoding alpha-L-fucosidase — its product is MRNLKNWVACLLGATCTLNLSAQQENSYIHEQSDGYEWPTDKEVLAKLDKWQDQKFGVLFHWGLYSQAGKVESWSICSEDWITRDMDSYVDYKKWYWGLMDSFNPTDFNPEQWADVMQDAGMKYMLFTTKHHDGFCMFDSKYSDFSIAKGPFAADPRKDVARHVFDAFRKKGFMMGCYFSKPDWHYEYYWSPYYATPNRSINYKKERHPDWWKNYQQFTYNQMNELMTNYGSFDILWLDGGWETGDDVGLNELLAKVRTSTQPGLISVDRTIRGKNENYQTPERSIPAKQMNHPWESCITLSDNWGWVPGSVFKSANRVVSILTEITAKGGCLVLGVGPTPQGVIEPEVAERLHEIGEWLRGNGKAIYNTRTTPDYNDGNVWFTADKDGETIYAVYVLNDGDTLPRSVEWRGNVPIGKMTMLKGNKRVKYVCKDGKVTVTLPEGLKNEPVAFCFKLRK
- a CDS encoding SUMF1/EgtB/PvdO family nonheme iron enzyme translates to MRIRQIMVLCAVGLMPFSLPAQEKTLIPLVQIPAGTFYMGSDGQGEDYDEAPIHKVIISHSFLMGTTEVTNAQYELFRPEHKALRGKDNVSVEDDDAVVNVCYQDAIDFCRWLSQREGKTYRLPTEAEWEYACRAGTYTLYYTGDGLSGPMCRNQVVARDYKPVSLKVGQTVPNAFGLYDMHGNVEEWCADWYAPYSMQVQSDPVGPETGEYRVTRGGSHHTPVQYLRSANRMAMLPEDRHSLTGFRVVQSDEPLPVAGIDKTSPFFLEPIPFVVPPAATSGIPFYRHNHQPSVTWCDNGDLLAAWFSADEENGRGMVVLSSRLRFGKTEWEAASLFFKVPDRNMTGTSLFNNGRGILYHFNGVEASGDWQNLMMVMRTSMDNGFSWSKPQIIAPEHARRHQVISGTSQTPEGWMIQACDAGPGGNDGAAIHVSKDGGKTWNDPWDGGLLPDFKEGGRGTTIAGIHAGVVMLKDRRLLALGRGNSITDKEGCKRMPMSLSSDMGKTWNYHASPFPPIDGGQRLVLMRLNEGPLMLVSFTDHPQRTPEADRGMEFRDGKGRVYKGYGMYAAVSYDEGKTWPVKKLLTDGVERHLDGGAWTGFFEQDATHAEPRGYLAGTQSPDNTIHIVSSRLHYRFNLAWLEDY
- a CDS encoding alpha-L-fucosidase; amino-acid sequence: MKNLNRLLGYAALVVLPITVNAQQVQGFVHQQSEAADYVWPADKQVLDKLDKWQDQKFGVLFHWGLYSVPGIVESWSICSEDVDWITRKGNLPYEEYKKWYWGLKDSLNPVNFNPGQWADVMQDAGMRYMIFTTKHHDGFCMFDSKYTDFSIANGAFKNNPRKDVARHVFDAFRQKGFMMGCYFSKPDWHCQWFWNDYYATPNRRINYKKEMHPDWWKNYQTFTQNQLDELMNGYGSFDILWLDGGWITGDDINLDGILKKARSRHPGLIAVDRSIRGKNENYQTPERGIPETQLNYPWESCITLSNDWGWVPNAPFKSPQKVINILAEITAKGGCLLLGVGPTPDGVIEEEVAKRLHVVGEWLRTNGEAIYNTRTTAVYRDGNTWFTASKDGKTLYAVYALPEEEKLPATIHWNGNIPKGSMKLLKGNKTVKYTCQGEEVIVTLPKGLKNEPVALAFTLRK